From Myxococcus stipitatus, the proteins below share one genomic window:
- a CDS encoding AMP-dependent synthetase/ligase — MDLPKTVVHALHDRAAQQEHRPALWTRRGRAYVPTSWKEYAERVRRFALGLRTLGFGKGQTLGIISFNREEWHVADLAAMALGGVPVGLYTTSAVDQLEYILDHSEATVLVVEHDKHLRTALALRARLPRLKHIIALDAPIGPLQEGVVRYEEVLEAGTGVDDKPYWDSVNALEPESLGTLIYTSGTTGHPKGVMLSHHNLSWTARQLILAVDFVAKADSAILSYLPLSHIAEQIISLHCPLMLGMQVYFADSVEAMPANLRDVRPTFFFGVPRVWEKFKVKAEEGLRSQPPLKRRLVSWARGVASEYHARAQRHERIPVLLQAQYDLARKLVFAPLKARIGMERVEFFATAAAPIGREVLEFFASIDIFIREVWGMTEVSGPGTVNTRDATHLGTVGRPMIGVEIRIAEDGEILVKGGNVCQGYYKNPAATAELLDGGWLHTGDVGQIDGEGYVHITGRKKEIIVTSGGKKTAPGNIEELLKGLPGVGNALVVGDRRNYLVALLTLDAEKGRALAKEQGWPEDPVELGRDARVGAYLQRLIDRDVNPKLSRFETIKRIAVLERDFTVDAGELTPTMKVRRKVVEQKHAPLIESLYDETTAARAG; from the coding sequence ATGGACCTCCCGAAGACCGTCGTGCATGCCCTTCATGACCGGGCCGCGCAGCAGGAGCATCGGCCGGCCCTCTGGACGCGCCGGGGACGCGCCTACGTCCCCACCTCCTGGAAGGAGTACGCCGAGCGCGTCAGGCGCTTCGCGCTCGGCCTGCGGACGCTGGGCTTCGGGAAGGGCCAGACGCTGGGCATCATCAGCTTCAACCGGGAGGAGTGGCATGTCGCCGACCTGGCGGCGATGGCCCTGGGAGGCGTACCGGTAGGTCTGTACACCACCAGCGCGGTGGACCAGCTGGAGTACATCCTGGACCACAGCGAGGCCACCGTCCTGGTGGTGGAGCACGACAAGCACCTGCGCACGGCCCTGGCGCTGCGGGCACGCCTGCCCCGCCTGAAGCACATCATCGCCCTGGACGCGCCCATCGGGCCGCTCCAGGAGGGCGTGGTGCGCTACGAGGAGGTGCTGGAGGCGGGCACCGGCGTGGACGACAAGCCCTACTGGGACAGCGTCAACGCGCTCGAGCCGGAGTCCCTGGGCACCCTCATCTACACCTCCGGCACCACGGGCCACCCCAAGGGGGTGATGCTCAGCCACCACAACCTGTCCTGGACGGCGCGGCAGCTCATCCTGGCCGTGGACTTCGTGGCGAAGGCGGACTCGGCCATCCTCTCCTATCTGCCGCTGTCCCACATCGCGGAGCAGATCATCTCCCTGCACTGCCCGCTGATGCTGGGGATGCAGGTGTACTTCGCGGATTCGGTGGAGGCGATGCCGGCGAACCTGCGGGACGTGCGGCCCACGTTCTTCTTCGGCGTGCCGCGCGTGTGGGAGAAGTTCAAGGTGAAGGCGGAGGAGGGGCTGCGCTCGCAGCCGCCCCTGAAGCGGCGGCTGGTGTCATGGGCCCGGGGCGTGGCGTCGGAGTACCACGCGCGCGCCCAGCGCCACGAGCGCATCCCCGTGCTGTTGCAGGCACAGTACGACCTGGCGAGGAAGCTGGTCTTCGCGCCGCTCAAGGCCCGCATCGGCATGGAGCGGGTGGAGTTCTTCGCCACCGCGGCGGCGCCCATCGGCCGGGAGGTGCTGGAGTTCTTCGCCTCCATCGACATCTTCATCCGCGAGGTGTGGGGCATGACGGAGGTGTCGGGGCCCGGCACGGTGAACACGCGCGACGCCACCCACCTGGGCACGGTGGGGCGGCCCATGATCGGCGTGGAGATCCGCATCGCCGAGGACGGGGAGATCCTCGTCAAGGGCGGCAACGTGTGCCAGGGCTACTACAAGAACCCGGCGGCCACGGCGGAGCTCCTGGACGGCGGGTGGCTGCACACCGGGGACGTGGGGCAGATCGACGGCGAGGGCTACGTCCACATCACCGGCCGCAAGAAGGAGATCATCGTCACCTCCGGCGGCAAGAAGACGGCGCCCGGCAACATCGAGGAGCTGCTCAAGGGGCTGCCCGGCGTGGGCAACGCGCTCGTGGTGGGGGACCGCCGCAACTACCTGGTGGCCCTGCTGACGCTGGACGCGGAGAAGGGGCGCGCCCTGGCGAAGGAGCAGGGGTGGCCGGAGGACCCCGTCGAGCTCGGCCGCGACGCGCGCGTGGGCGCGTACCTGCAACGGCTCATCGACCGCGACGTGAACCCCAAGCTGTCCCGCTTCGAGACCATCAAGCGCATCGCCGTGCTGGAGCGCGACTTCACGGTGGACGCCGGCGAGCTGACGCCCACGATGAAGGTGCGCCGCAAGGTCGTGGAGCAGAAGCACGCGCCCCTCATCGAGTCGCTCTACGACGAGACCACGGCGGCGCGGGCCGGCTGA
- a CDS encoding bifunctional nuclease family protein, with protein MPNRATFFFAPLSALVLALGGFLLLPAFGSPGAIAAAVGRATEPTQPCVTEHGGDPKACSELVELEVQDVIPLIEAQTHAVVLTTKDKEIVLPVFVDEASAVSIAFRLAEREPPQPLAQDLLDDVVDQLGAKVTEVRIDDLRDNVYSGRVFLEQGPKKMTLDARPSDSIAMAMTSHARIRVTRKVLTLAGISRSEIEALQQGGPGVGGSGPPGLDEPAPSLPPPSGGQPPIDMDTRALPPGHPKLPAPGGTGKPIDL; from the coding sequence ATGCCCAACCGCGCCACTTTCTTCTTCGCTCCTCTCTCGGCGCTGGTGCTGGCGCTGGGAGGGTTCCTGCTGCTCCCTGCCTTCGGCTCGCCAGGAGCCATCGCCGCGGCGGTGGGCCGGGCCACCGAGCCGACTCAACCCTGCGTCACCGAGCACGGGGGCGACCCCAAGGCCTGCTCCGAGCTGGTGGAGCTGGAGGTGCAGGACGTCATCCCGCTCATCGAGGCGCAGACGCACGCCGTCGTGCTCACCACGAAGGACAAGGAGATCGTCCTGCCCGTCTTCGTGGACGAGGCCTCGGCGGTCTCCATCGCCTTCCGCCTCGCGGAGCGCGAGCCGCCCCAACCGCTCGCCCAGGACCTGCTGGACGACGTGGTGGACCAGCTGGGCGCCAAGGTGACGGAGGTCCGCATCGACGACCTGCGCGACAACGTCTACTCGGGCCGCGTCTTCCTCGAGCAGGGCCCCAAGAAGATGACCCTGGACGCGCGCCCCTCGGACTCCATCGCCATGGCGATGACCAGCCACGCGCGCATCCGCGTCACCCGGAAGGTGTTGACCCTGGCGGGCATCAGCCGGTCGGAGATCGAAGCCCTCCAGCAGGGCGGCCCCGGTGTGGGCGGCAGCGGCCCGCCCGGCCTCGACGAACCGGCCCCCAGCCTCCCGCCGCCGTCAGGGGGCCAGCCGCCCATCGACATGGACACCCGCGCGCTGCCCCCGGGCCACCCCAAGCTGCCCGCGCCAGGGGGCACCGGGAAGCCCATCGACCTGTAG
- the pyk gene encoding pyruvate kinase, translated as MRKAKIICTLGPASSSLEVIEGLIRAGMNVARLNFSHGTHDEHRERVALIRKAARRLKQPVAILQDVQGPKIRLGRFEGGQLTVRPGQQVTVTTRPVLGQGSIIPTPVRSLVKDVERGHAILLDDGRVRLRVRKVSGRDVLCEVEVGGVLKDHKGLNLPGSPMSVSTLTTKDVVDLAFGQEVGVDYVALSFVRTADDIHQARKHVARNKTPIIAKIEKPQAVENLEAIAKVADGIMVARGDLGVEMPLEQLPAIQKRMVKVVNQMGGLVIVATEMLESMVGSPRPTRAEVSDVANAILDGADAVMLSGETAAGRYPVDAAATMARIVEETERGVTRHQHHSPFERSEDLGTGVAAAAVAAATQLDIATIVAYTEGGHTARLISEFRPRARIVALTPNEATVNRLAMYWGVTGLQVPRVASTDAMLKQVRKLCHRERICEVGAPVVIVAGVPLNVPGNTNLMSIHRV; from the coding sequence ATGCGCAAGGCGAAGATCATCTGCACCCTGGGGCCCGCCTCGAGTTCGCTGGAAGTCATCGAGGGCCTCATCCGCGCGGGCATGAACGTGGCGCGGTTGAACTTCTCGCACGGTACACACGACGAACACCGCGAGCGCGTGGCGCTGATCCGCAAGGCGGCCAGGCGGCTGAAGCAACCGGTGGCCATCCTCCAGGACGTGCAGGGTCCGAAGATCCGCCTGGGACGATTCGAGGGCGGCCAGCTCACGGTGAGGCCCGGCCAGCAGGTGACGGTGACGACGCGCCCCGTCCTGGGCCAGGGCTCCATCATCCCCACCCCCGTGCGCTCCCTGGTGAAGGACGTGGAGAGGGGCCACGCCATCCTGCTCGACGACGGCCGGGTGCGCCTGCGGGTGCGCAAGGTGTCCGGCCGGGACGTCCTGTGCGAGGTGGAGGTCGGCGGCGTCCTCAAGGACCACAAGGGACTCAACCTGCCAGGTTCCCCCATGTCCGTGTCCACGCTCACCACCAAGGACGTGGTGGACCTCGCCTTCGGGCAGGAGGTGGGTGTCGACTACGTGGCGCTGTCGTTCGTGCGGACGGCGGACGACATCCACCAGGCGCGCAAGCACGTGGCGCGGAACAAGACGCCGATCATCGCCAAGATCGAGAAGCCCCAGGCGGTGGAGAACCTGGAGGCCATCGCGAAGGTGGCGGACGGCATCATGGTGGCCCGAGGCGACCTGGGCGTGGAGATGCCGCTGGAGCAGCTGCCCGCCATCCAGAAGCGGATGGTGAAGGTGGTGAACCAGATGGGCGGCCTGGTCATCGTCGCCACGGAGATGCTGGAGAGCATGGTGGGCAGCCCCCGCCCCACGCGCGCCGAGGTGTCGGACGTGGCCAACGCCATCCTCGACGGCGCGGACGCGGTGATGCTGTCGGGAGAGACGGCCGCGGGCCGCTACCCCGTCGACGCCGCGGCCACCATGGCCCGCATCGTGGAGGAGACCGAGCGGGGCGTGACGCGGCACCAGCACCACTCCCCCTTCGAGCGCTCCGAGGACCTGGGCACGGGCGTCGCCGCGGCGGCGGTGGCGGCGGCGACCCAGCTCGATATCGCGACCATCGTCGCCTACACGGAAGGGGGCCACACCGCGCGGCTCATCTCCGAGTTCCGGCCGCGCGCGCGCATCGTCGCCCTGACGCCCAACGAGGCGACGGTGAACAGGCTGGCGATGTACTGGGGCGTCACGGGGCTCCAGGTGCCGCGGGTGGCGTCCACGGACGCCATGCTGAAGCAGGTGCGCAAGCTGTGCCACCGCGAGCGCATCTGTGAGGTGGGCGCGCCCGTGGTCATCGTCGCGGGCGTCCCGCTCAACGTGCCCGGCAACACCAACCTGATGAGCATCCACCGCGTCTAG
- the carA gene encoding glutamine-hydrolyzing carbamoyl-phosphate synthase small subunit, protein MTKRAVLALADGTTFEGRAFGAVGETVGEVVFNTSMFGYQEILTDPSYVGQIVTMSYPEMGNVGATPEDEEAGKPHAVGMVVRSLTDLPSNWRARESLDAYLKRHGVAGIEGLDTRRLVRHLRTHGAQTGVISSEGHSPAALVERARSAPGMEGLDLATGVSTKAAYTFTAPSPDVFTGLGEVHPKGDPRFDVVAYDYGLKKSMLHFLVDVGCRVTVVPSHTTADEVLARKPHGVFLANGPGDPAAVKGADRTVAALLGKVPVFGICLGHQIMALALGGRTYKMKFGHRGGNQPVKDLTTGKVEITAQNHGFAVDDASLKGKAVVTHINLNDGTVEGLAVPDARAFSVQYHPEASPGPHDARYLFGRFAKLMAG, encoded by the coding sequence ATGACGAAGCGGGCAGTGCTCGCCCTGGCGGATGGCACCACGTTCGAGGGTCGCGCTTTCGGCGCGGTCGGCGAGACGGTGGGTGAGGTGGTCTTCAACACGTCCATGTTCGGCTACCAGGAGATCCTCACGGACCCCTCGTACGTCGGGCAGATCGTCACCATGTCGTACCCGGAGATGGGCAACGTCGGGGCGACGCCGGAAGACGAGGAGGCGGGCAAGCCGCACGCGGTGGGGATGGTCGTCCGCTCCCTCACCGACCTGCCCTCCAACTGGCGCGCGCGCGAGTCGCTCGACGCGTACCTCAAGCGCCACGGGGTCGCGGGCATCGAAGGGCTCGACACCCGCCGGCTGGTGCGCCACCTGCGCACCCACGGCGCGCAGACGGGCGTCATCTCCAGCGAGGGGCACTCGCCGGCGGCGCTGGTGGAGCGCGCCCGGTCCGCGCCCGGCATGGAGGGCCTGGACCTGGCCACCGGCGTGTCCACGAAGGCGGCGTACACCTTCACCGCTCCGTCGCCGGACGTCTTCACCGGGCTGGGCGAGGTGCACCCCAAGGGCGACCCCCGCTTCGACGTGGTCGCGTACGACTACGGCCTGAAGAAGTCGATGCTCCACTTCCTGGTGGACGTGGGCTGCCGCGTGACGGTCGTCCCGTCCCACACCACCGCGGACGAGGTCCTGGCGCGCAAGCCCCATGGCGTCTTCCTGGCCAACGGCCCCGGCGACCCGGCGGCGGTGAAGGGCGCGGACCGCACGGTGGCGGCGCTCCTGGGCAAGGTGCCGGTGTTCGGCATCTGCCTGGGGCACCAGATCATGGCCCTGGCGCTGGGCGGCCGGACGTACAAGATGAAGTTCGGCCACCGCGGTGGCAACCAGCCCGTCAAGGACCTCACCACGGGCAAGGTGGAGATCACCGCGCAGAACCACGGCTTCGCCGTGGACGACGCCAGCCTCAAGGGCAAGGCGGTCGTGACGCACATCAACCTCAATGACGGCACGGTGGAGGGCCTGGCCGTCCCCGACGCCCGGGCCTTCAGCGTGCAGTACCACCCCGAGGCCTCTCCGGGCCCGCATGACGCGCGCTATCTCTTCGGTCGCTTCGCGAAGCTGATGGCGGGGTAG
- a CDS encoding dihydroorotase: protein MSGTVLFRRGRVIDPRNGVDGVRDVLVKDGKVAEVSVAPLPVPPGAEVVEAEGHWVLPGFIDLHVHLREPGEEGKETVLTGCRAAVAGGFTAVVAMPNTKVVNDSGLVTELVLSRARAANLCHVYPAGAITKGLKGEELAETGELVSAGCVAITDDGRPVMSAALMRRALQYATLFGVPVMVHEEDLTLSAGGAMHEGPTATRLGLRGIPASAEVAMVARDLVLLEETGGRLHIAHVSCEGSVRLIREAKRRGLNVTAEATPHHVILDDRAVGDYDTHAKMAPPLRADRDVEALREALADGTVDAIATDHAPHGVLDKQVEFEKGINGIIGLETALGLTLELVHGGVLTEKRAVELLSHGPAKAFGLPGGHLAPGAPGDVTVVNPNEEWTVEVHRFYSRSRNTPFHGRRQKGRVVQTWVSGRKVYADGQVKESR from the coding sequence ATGAGCGGCACGGTGCTCTTCCGGCGCGGGCGCGTCATCGACCCGCGCAATGGCGTGGACGGCGTGCGCGACGTCCTGGTGAAGGACGGCAAGGTGGCCGAGGTCTCCGTGGCGCCGCTGCCCGTGCCTCCGGGCGCGGAGGTGGTGGAGGCCGAGGGGCACTGGGTGCTGCCGGGCTTCATCGACCTGCACGTGCACCTGCGCGAGCCGGGCGAGGAGGGGAAGGAGACGGTCCTCACCGGGTGCCGCGCCGCCGTGGCCGGGGGCTTCACCGCCGTGGTGGCCATGCCGAACACCAAGGTGGTCAACGACAGCGGGCTCGTCACGGAGCTGGTGCTGTCGCGCGCCCGCGCCGCCAACCTCTGCCACGTGTACCCGGCCGGGGCCATCACCAAGGGCCTCAAGGGCGAGGAGCTGGCCGAGACGGGCGAGCTCGTCTCCGCCGGCTGCGTGGCCATCACCGACGACGGCCGCCCGGTGATGAGCGCCGCGCTGATGCGGCGCGCGCTCCAGTACGCGACGCTGTTCGGCGTGCCCGTCATGGTGCACGAGGAGGACCTCACGCTGTCCGCCGGGGGCGCCATGCACGAGGGGCCCACCGCGACGCGGCTGGGCCTGCGCGGCATCCCCGCGTCGGCGGAGGTGGCCATGGTGGCGCGCGACCTGGTGCTGCTCGAGGAGACGGGCGGGCGGCTGCACATCGCCCACGTGTCCTGCGAGGGCAGCGTGCGCCTCATCCGCGAGGCCAAGCGCCGGGGACTGAACGTCACCGCCGAGGCCACGCCCCACCACGTCATCCTGGATGACCGGGCGGTGGGTGACTACGACACGCACGCGAAGATGGCGCCGCCCCTGCGCGCCGACCGTGACGTGGAGGCGCTGCGCGAGGCGCTGGCGGACGGCACGGTGGACGCCATCGCCACGGACCACGCGCCCCACGGCGTGCTGGACAAGCAGGTGGAGTTCGAGAAGGGGATCAACGGCATCATCGGGCTGGAGACGGCCTTGGGGCTGACGCTGGAGCTGGTCCACGGCGGCGTGCTCACCGAGAAGCGGGCGGTGGAGCTGCTGTCGCACGGGCCGGCGAAGGCCTTCGGGCTGCCGGGCGGTCACCTGGCCCCGGGGGCCCCGGGGGACGTCACCGTCGTGAACCCCAACGAGGAGTGGACGGTGGAGGTCCACCGGTTCTATTCCCGCAGCCGGAATACCCCCTTCCATGGCCGTAGGCAGAAGGGACGTGTGGTGCAGACCTGGGTTTCTGGCCGGAAGGTGTATGCCGACGGCCAGGTGAAGGAGTCGCGGTGA
- a CDS encoding aspartate carbamoyltransferase catalytic subunit encodes MRHLLGIEGWRRDELEALLDRARVHLPGGPDVTHTLRGKVVANLFFEDSTRTRTSFHMAARGLGAGVLNWSSSGSSTSKGETLLDTARNIEATGPVAIVMRHKSSGAPHLVAKHVRCAVINAGDGTHEHPSQALLDAFTLRQRWGSLEGRTVLIVGDILHSRVARSNLWCLKALGARVVFCGPPTLLPTGLESLGAEVTSNLDAVLPQADAVMCLRLQLERMGEAFLPSTKEYSRLFGLNAAREERMKPGALVMHPGPINRGLELAPSVADGPRSVILEQVSNGVAVRRAILEVCTS; translated from the coding sequence ATGAGACACCTCCTCGGAATCGAAGGCTGGCGCCGGGACGAGCTGGAGGCACTGCTCGACAGAGCGCGCGTCCACCTGCCTGGTGGACCCGACGTCACCCACACCCTGCGCGGCAAGGTGGTGGCGAACCTCTTCTTCGAGGACTCCACCCGGACGCGCACCTCGTTCCACATGGCGGCGCGCGGGTTGGGGGCGGGCGTCCTCAACTGGAGCTCCTCCGGCTCCTCGACGTCCAAGGGCGAGACGCTCCTGGACACCGCGCGCAACATCGAGGCGACGGGGCCGGTGGCCATCGTCATGCGCCACAAGTCGTCCGGCGCGCCCCACCTGGTGGCGAAGCACGTGCGCTGCGCGGTCATCAACGCCGGCGACGGCACCCACGAGCACCCCTCGCAGGCCCTGCTGGACGCCTTCACGCTGCGCCAGCGCTGGGGCAGCCTGGAGGGCCGCACGGTGCTCATCGTCGGCGACATCCTCCACAGCCGCGTGGCCCGCTCCAACCTCTGGTGCCTCAAGGCGCTGGGCGCCCGGGTGGTCTTCTGCGGGCCGCCCACGCTCCTGCCCACGGGGCTGGAGTCGCTGGGGGCGGAGGTGACCTCCAACCTGGACGCGGTGCTGCCCCAGGCCGACGCGGTGATGTGCCTGCGCCTGCAGCTGGAGCGGATGGGGGAGGCCTTCCTGCCCTCGACGAAGGAGTACTCGCGGCTGTTCGGGCTCAACGCCGCGCGCGAGGAGCGGATGAAGCCGGGGGCGCTGGTGATGCACCCGGGGCCCATCAACCGGGGGCTGGAGCTGGCCCCGTCGGTGGCGGACGGGCCGCGCAGCGTCATCCTGGAGCAGGTGTCCAACGGCGTCGCCGTGCGGCGAGCCATCCTCGAGGTGTGTACGTCATGA
- the lepB gene encoding signal peptidase I has protein sequence MNAASPSDSVPTTLSAAMALLRTPQQLRASRRLAWRERFTSLWAPPILVALACVPYTLTVEYVPAAASWAQPAMKGFGLAMVAYFVALLVWRNVSPREKALRPLRYEAAELVDENERLLRRADVRQKLGGGGATQLAEQALRVEGASVAGDAEALRREVKALEELTERHLGAFRKQSVWSTAGGIVKLLFIALLFRTAAVEPYRIPSGSMLPTLEIGDHVLVNKFIYGVRIPFMNVVPFVIVRLPERGDVVVFNSPFEPSKDLIKRVVGVPGDVVELNDGVVSINGQAQELRLVDPHFVVHNRPDGGDWNEDEVILQEEDLAGAPHAVLHVLAGTPRHEGPYTVPPGHVFVLGDNRDSSADSRHALGAPGGYNRVAFVPYGHIKGKAMVVWMSLGWHGLLHGLFGGTGLRVDRFFEPVR, from the coding sequence ATGAACGCAGCCAGCCCCTCCGACTCGGTGCCCACGACGCTCTCCGCCGCCATGGCGCTGCTGCGCACGCCCCAGCAGCTGCGCGCGAGCCGCCGGCTGGCCTGGCGGGAGCGGTTCACCAGCCTGTGGGCCCCGCCCATCCTGGTCGCGCTCGCCTGCGTCCCGTACACGCTCACCGTCGAGTACGTCCCGGCGGCGGCGTCCTGGGCCCAGCCGGCGATGAAGGGCTTCGGCCTGGCGATGGTGGCGTACTTCGTCGCCCTGCTCGTGTGGCGCAACGTCTCCCCCAGGGAGAAGGCGCTGCGCCCCCTGCGGTACGAGGCGGCCGAGCTGGTCGACGAGAACGAGCGGCTGCTGCGCAGGGCCGACGTCCGTCAGAAGCTGGGCGGCGGCGGCGCGACGCAGCTGGCCGAGCAGGCCCTGCGCGTGGAGGGCGCCTCCGTGGCCGGGGACGCCGAGGCGCTCCGGCGCGAGGTGAAGGCGCTGGAGGAACTGACGGAGCGCCACCTGGGGGCGTTCCGCAAGCAGTCGGTGTGGAGCACCGCCGGCGGCATCGTCAAGCTGCTCTTCATCGCGCTGCTCTTCCGGACCGCCGCCGTGGAGCCGTACCGGATTCCGTCCGGCTCCATGCTGCCCACGCTGGAGATTGGCGACCACGTCCTGGTCAACAAGTTCATCTACGGGGTGCGCATCCCCTTCATGAACGTGGTGCCGTTCGTCATCGTCCGCCTGCCGGAGCGCGGCGACGTCGTCGTCTTCAACAGTCCCTTCGAGCCGTCCAAGGACCTCATCAAGCGCGTGGTCGGGGTGCCCGGGGACGTGGTGGAGCTCAACGACGGCGTCGTCTCCATCAATGGCCAGGCGCAGGAGCTCCGGCTCGTGGATCCCCACTTCGTCGTCCACAACCGCCCCGACGGCGGCGACTGGAACGAGGATGAGGTCATCCTCCAGGAGGAGGACCTGGCGGGCGCGCCACACGCCGTGCTCCATGTCCTGGCGGGCACGCCTCGCCACGAGGGGCCCTACACGGTGCCGCCGGGCCACGTCTTCGTGCTGGGGGACAACCGCGACAGCAGCGCCGACAGCCGCCACGCGCTGGGCGCCCCCGGCGGATACAACCGCGTGGCGTTCGTTCCCTACGGCCACATCAAGGGCAAGGCGATGGTGGTGTGGATGTCGCTGGGGTGGCACGGCCTGCTGCACGGCCTGTTCGGTGGCACCGGCCTGCGGGTGGACCGCTTCTTCGAGCCGGTCCGCTGA
- the lepB gene encoding signal peptidase I: MSAASPSAPPAMKLSSVMAARRTPGQLRARRLLMWREMLTSLWAPLCVIGLAFIPYTLLIEYVPAAASWAQPAMKGLGLVMVAYFLALLVWRNTSAKEKALRPLRQEAQELISENEGILRKVQGMGKLQAGVSEQIAEQALRVENASVAGDADALRAELKGLDALTAQHLGAFRKRSVMDFIGGFGKALLVALVIRTFIVEPYRIPSGSMLPTLEIGDQVFVNKFIYGVRIPLMNVVPFVIVRPPERGDVIVFNNPVDESSDYIKRVAGLPGDTVELVDGVVYINGQVQPRELVSNDFVVHDFDQETKIWSAKRTIRYEEDLSGVEHAALQSPAGTKRREGPYTVPPGHVFVMGDNRDNSADSRLGLGITHKVEYVPYGHIKGKAMVVWLSLGWHGLLHGLFGGTGLRVDRFFEPVR; the protein is encoded by the coding sequence ATGAGCGCGGCCAGCCCCTCCGCTCCCCCCGCCATGAAGCTCTCCTCGGTGATGGCCGCGCGGCGGACCCCCGGTCAGCTGCGCGCGCGCCGCCTGCTGATGTGGCGGGAGATGCTCACCAGCCTGTGGGCCCCGCTGTGCGTCATCGGCTTGGCGTTCATCCCCTACACGCTGCTCATCGAGTACGTGCCGGCCGCCGCGTCGTGGGCCCAGCCCGCCATGAAGGGGCTGGGGCTGGTGATGGTGGCGTACTTCCTGGCGCTGCTCGTGTGGCGCAACACCTCCGCGAAGGAGAAGGCGCTGCGCCCGCTGCGGCAGGAGGCGCAGGAGCTCATCTCCGAGAACGAGGGCATCCTCCGCAAGGTGCAGGGGATGGGGAAGCTCCAGGCCGGCGTGTCCGAGCAGATCGCCGAGCAGGCCCTGCGCGTGGAGAACGCCTCCGTGGCCGGGGACGCCGATGCGCTGCGCGCGGAGCTCAAGGGGCTGGACGCGCTGACGGCGCAGCACCTGGGGGCCTTCCGCAAGCGCTCCGTCATGGACTTCATCGGTGGGTTCGGCAAGGCGCTGCTGGTGGCGCTCGTCATCCGCACCTTCATCGTGGAGCCGTACCGGATTCCGTCCGGCTCCATGCTGCCCACGCTGGAGATCGGCGACCAGGTCTTCGTCAACAAGTTCATCTACGGGGTGCGCATCCCGCTGATGAACGTGGTGCCGTTCGTCATCGTCCGTCCGCCGGAGCGCGGTGACGTCATCGTCTTCAACAACCCGGTCGACGAGTCGTCGGACTACATCAAGCGCGTCGCCGGGTTGCCTGGCGACACGGTGGAGCTGGTCGACGGCGTTGTCTACATCAACGGCCAGGTGCAGCCGCGCGAGCTCGTCTCGAACGATTTCGTGGTCCACGATTTCGACCAGGAAACGAAGATCTGGTCGGCGAAGCGGACGATCCGCTACGAGGAGGACCTGTCGGGCGTGGAGCACGCCGCGCTCCAGTCGCCGGCGGGCACGAAGCGCCGCGAGGGCCCGTACACGGTGCCGCCGGGGCACGTCTTCGTCATGGGGGACAACCGGGACAACAGCGCGGACAGCCGCCTGGGCCTCGGCATCACCCACAAGGTGGAGTACGTGCCCTATGGCCACATCAAGGGCAAGGCGATGGTGGTGTGGCTGTCGCTGGGGTGGCACGGCCTGCTGCACGGCCTCTTCGGTGGTACCGGCCTGCGGGTCGACCGCTTCTTCGAACCGGTGCGCTGA